The genomic window ACTACAGAATTATAGTTTTAAAAGGCTTGCTGAAAAGATTGCCGGCCGATGGATTCAATTAAATGTATCGGTTTATAAAAACACTGGTAAGCTTACTGAAAAATACAATGTTGAAGACCTCCACTTATCAGGCGGAGGAGGGGAGTATCCTTTGCAGGATGGCTTTGGCTGGACCAATGGAGTTTTATTAAAGTTGATGAGGGAATATGGGACGAAAGATTAATCTAAACCCGAACATTACCCCGCCAAACGCTTACACAATTGGATTGTGGAATGAAGGCAATTCATGTACAAATATGGCCGAAGGAGTGAATAAGCTTATAGGAAGTACTTATTATAGCACGATCCCTCCCCTTGATCCGAATGGTACGTACACTTACACCGTTCAATTAGAAAATGCGTGTGGAATATCATCCTGTTTACCCGAACATTTACTACTGGACCTCCTCCTGAGAACTGTACAGCGCAACCAATTAATATCGAACGTACCAGCGACTCAACTTTTCTGAATTACAAGAATTTATTTAATCTTTATTTCACTGATGGGCAAAATTTTAAGATAGACATTTTGTTCTCAAATTCTACAAATGGCATGGCTTTGTTATTGAAGGTCTTTAACACTTTGGGTCAGCAAGTAAAAACTATTGGATTATTGCCGGGCGATAAATCTGGATTTTCTATGAAAGACATGGCTAGTGGAATGTATGTTGCAGGCTTATTTAACTCTAATGGAATTCTGTTAGCGCATCAAAAATTTATTAAGTAATATAAA from Chitinophagales bacterium includes these protein-coding regions:
- a CDS encoding T9SS type A sorting domain-containing protein is translated as MALLLKVFNTLGQQVKTIGLLPGDKSGFSMKDMASGMYVAGLFNSNGILLAHQKFIK